A region from the Mya arenaria isolate MELC-2E11 chromosome 2, ASM2691426v1 genome encodes:
- the LOC128216568 gene encoding sulfate transporter-like, translating into TGDLMSGVSVACLHFPQGLAYGLLASLTPVQGLYTCFFPVLFYSVFGSCQHMAFGTDSVIALVTAEVVETQVKAKFGDMAAKGSLSGNQTVLTKHELMAYKVQIAATCTFVCGGILLIMGILRMGFITRFQSKSFIGGFTTAAAFHIFSSQVPKALGIEVPLVKGIGKVMVLYKLVFERVHLANVASVIIVVICTAFIVFLKDFVNTKYKAKLKVPIPADLLAIIIATVISKLCSLYKFNVEMVGEIPTGVPQPVLPDLSMLGTILPGCIEMSLLIFFLSIAMVKVCSERHEYEVNDNQELLGYGMTNIACGFFPCYPANTSPPRNMILSSMGANTTLNGLFTSGVLLLVLFVLGESEKHHGQVECKVNKDLQNMDNQTEEQAHVHIVDTNNDTRIKVIILDCTCMGYIDSQGISTLSVVFEEYRRVGVTVLLAGCTPFVWAALNRSDFFTVVSKERAFWKVEDAYQAALSLVN; encoded by the exons ACAGGTGACCTGATGAGCGGAGTGTCAGTGGCGTGTCTGCACTTCCCCCAAGGTCTCGCCTACGGGCTCCTGGCCTCGCTGACTCCCGTGCAAGGCCTCTACACCTGCTTTTTCCCCGTACTCTTCTACTCAGTGTTCGGATCATGTCAGCACATGGCATTCGGCACGGACTCCGTTATTGCCTTGGTAACCGCCGAAGTGGTCGAGACTCAGGTCAAAGCCAAATTTGGTGACATGGCGGCGAAGGGGAGTTTAAGTGGTAACCAGACGGTTTTAACTAAACATGAGTTGATGGCGTATAAAGTTCAGATTGCTGCAACGTGCACGTTCGTTTGTGGAggaattttattaataatgggAATACTGAGGATGGGATTCATCACGAGGTTCCAGTCGAAATCATTTATAGGCGGGTTTACAACTGCAGCGGCCTTTCATATTTTCTCCAGTCAAGTACCGAAGGCGCTAGGGATTGAGGTTCCACTTGTCAAGGGAATAGGGAAGGTTATGGTCCTCTACAAACTTGTCTTTGAAAGAGTGCACTTGGCAAACGTTGCATCGGTTATAATTGTCGTAATTTGTACCGCTTTCATTGTCTTTCTGAAAGACTTTGTGAACACAAAGTATAAAGCAAAACTTAAAGTCCCAATACCGGCAGACTTATTGGCAATAATAATTGCCACAGTTATTTCTAAGCTGTGCAGCCTGTACAAGTTTAATGTTGAAATGGTAGGAGAGATTCCTACAGGAGTCCCCCAGCCGGTCTTGCCTGATCTCAGCATGCTAGGTACAATCCTTCCTGGGTGCATTGAAATGTCTCTGCTGATATTCTTTTTAAGCATCGCCATGGTTAAGGTTTGCTCCGAGCGACATGAGTACGAGGTGAACGACAACCAAGAGTTACTTGGCTATGGAATGACGAACATCGCGTGCGGGTTCTTTCCCTGTTACCCCGCCAACACGTCTCCGCCGCGCAACATGATTCTAAGCTCCATGGGTGCGAACACTACACTGAACGGATTGTTTACTTCCGGTGTGTTACTGCTTGTGCTTTTCGTGCTTG GTGAATCGGAGAAGCACCACGGTCAGGTGGAATGTAAGGTTAACAAAGATCTCCAAAACATGGACAACCAGACAGAGGAACAGGCACATGTGCACATAGTGGACACAAACAACGACACACGCATAAAAGTGATCATTCTAGACTGCACATGTATGGGTTATATCGATAGCCAGGGCATCAGTACTCTGTCCGTGGTGTTCGAGGAGTATCGGCGGGTAGGTGTCACGGTCCTTCTGGCCGGATGTACGCCGTTTGTCTGGGCCGCCCTCAACCGCTCAGACTTCTTCACCGTCGTGTCCAAGGAGCGGGCCTTCTGGAAGGTCGAGGACGCCTACCAGGCTGCACTCTCATTGGTCAACTGA